The window CACGTCACCGCCGCCCGCGAACTCGTCGAAGAGGTCGGTCTGGCGGCCCGCGACTGGTGGACGCTGGTGGACATCGACTCCGCACCGGGATTCTGTGACGAGAGCGTGCGCATCTTCCTGGCGACCGGATTGAGTGACGTCGACCGTCCCGAAGCCCACGACGAGGAAGCGGATCTGGCGGTGCGCCGCGTCGACCTCGCCGAGGCCGTCGCCCGGGTCTTCTCCGGTGACATCGTCAACTCGATCGCGGTCGCGGGAATCCTGGCCGCGCACACCATGACCGGCACCGACGCACTGCGGCCGGTGGATGCGCCGTGGGTGGACCGGCCGCAGGCGCTGGGCCGCCGGTTGGGACATTCGTGACCGACGCGTCGACGGTGGGCGTCGGAGCGGTCCTGGACGGACAGCTCCAGGGCTACCTCGACCACCTCGCGATCGAACGCGGGGTCGCCGCCAACACGCTGAGCTCTTACCGGCGCGACCTGAGGCGCTACGCCGAGCATCTGAAGGCCCGCGGCGTCGGCGATCTGGCCGCGGTGACCGAGACCGACGTCAGTGAGTTCCTGGTGGCGTTGCGCCTCGGCGACCCCGACGGCGGAGTGGTGCCTCTGTCGGCGGTGTCGGCGGCCAGAGCGCTGATCGCGGTGCGGGGGTTGCACCGGTTCGCCGCCGCGGAGGGCATCGCGGCGATCGATGTGGCGCGCGACGTCAAACCCCCGACCCCGAGCCGCCGGCTGCCCAAGAGCCTGAGCATCGACGAGGTGCTGGCGTTGCTGGAGGCCGCCGGCGGAGACAGCGAGGCGGACTCGCCGCTGACGCTGCGCAACCGGGCCCTGCTGGAACTGCTGTATTCGACGGGCGCCCGCATCTCCGAGGCCGTCGGGCTCGACATCGACGACGTTGACACCTCGGCCCGATCGGTGCTGCTGCGCGGCAAGGGGGGAAAGCAGCGACTGATCCCGATCGGGCGTCCCGCTGTGACGGCGCTGGAGACCTACCTGGTTCGTGGCCGTCCCGACCTGGCACGCCGGGGCCGTGGGACGCCGGCGATCTTCCTCAATGCCCGCGGCGGACGCCTGTCACGCCAGAGTGCCTGGCAGGTGCTGCAGGACGCCGCCGGACGCGCCGGGGTGACCGCGACGGTGTCGCCGCACGTGCTGCGGCACTCGTTCGCGACGCATCTGCTCGACGGCGGCGCCGACGTGCGCGTCGTGCAGGAGTTGCTGGGCCACGCCTCGGTCACCACGACGCAGATCTACACGATGGTCACGGTGAACGCCCTGCGCGAGGTGTGGGCCGGCGCGCACCCGCGCGCACGCTAACTGCCGACCAGGTACTCCGACTCCAGCACCAGGTCCGGGAGCAACGACTGGTACTCGACGTGCGTCTTGTGCTCGACGGTGTGCCAGCGGGTGCCCTCGTGCTCGCGCATGTAGCGCCGGTACTCCGGGGCGCCGGGGATCCGCACGTTGTCGGCGACCACGAGCGACCCGCGGTGCAGCCAGCCGCGCTGCTCGATGCTCAGCAGATCGGACAGGTAGGCGCTCTTGTCGTGGTCGATGAACAGCAGGTCGACGCTGCCGGGGCCGACGCCGTGTTCGCCGGCGAGGGTGTCGAGGGTGCGTCCGCCGTCGCCGAGGGTGCCGACGACGCAGGTGACGCGGTCGGCCACCCCGGCGTGGGTCCAGATCCGTCGCGCGACCTCGGCGTTGGCGGCGGAGAACTCGACGGAGAGCACGCGTGACGACGGAGCGGCCCGGGCGATCCGCAGGGCGCTGTACCCGCAGTAGGTGCCCAGTTCCAGAGCCAGGGCCGGGTCCGCCCGACGCACCGCGGCGT is drawn from Mycolicibacterium gilvum and contains these coding sequences:
- a CDS encoding NUDIX domain-containing protein, translated to MAEDEPGLHEFSTAASETVYVGKILALRGDEVRMPGGGTARREVVEHFGAVAVVALDDEGRVVLVHQYRHAFGRRLWELPAGLLDSAGEDPHVTAARELVEEVGLAARDWWTLVDIDSAPGFCDESVRIFLATGLSDVDRPEAHDEEADLAVRRVDLAEAVARVFSGDIVNSIAVAGILAAHTMTGTDALRPVDAPWVDRPQALGRRLGHS
- the xerD gene encoding site-specific tyrosine recombinase XerD, encoding MTDASTVGVGAVLDGQLQGYLDHLAIERGVAANTLSSYRRDLRRYAEHLKARGVGDLAAVTETDVSEFLVALRLGDPDGGVVPLSAVSAARALIAVRGLHRFAAAEGIAAIDVARDVKPPTPSRRLPKSLSIDEVLALLEAAGGDSEADSPLTLRNRALLELLYSTGARISEAVGLDIDDVDTSARSVLLRGKGGKQRLIPIGRPAVTALETYLVRGRPDLARRGRGTPAIFLNARGGRLSRQSAWQVLQDAAGRAGVTATVSPHVLRHSFATHLLDGGADVRVVQELLGHASVTTTQIYTMVTVNALREVWAGAHPRAR
- a CDS encoding O-methyltransferase, yielding MNAFRRWARLALGMRSFVRTGQMGDGRESACAGHVETHAAPGDIDAVLSAIDAFAVQKAVLVNVGVEKGALLDAAVRRADPALALELGTYCGYSALRIARAAPSSRVLSVEFSAANAEVARRIWTHAGVADRVTCVVGTLGDGGRTLDTLAGEHGVGPGSVDLLFIDHDKSAYLSDLLSIEQRGWLHRGSLVVADNVRIPGAPEYRRYMREHEGTRWHTVEHKTHVEYQSLLPDLVLESEYLVGS